In the genome of Physeter macrocephalus isolate SW-GA chromosome 20, ASM283717v5, whole genome shotgun sequence, one region contains:
- the LOC102981073 gene encoding LOW QUALITY PROTEIN: ubiquitin-conjugating enzyme E2 N-like (The sequence of the model RefSeq protein was modified relative to this genomic sequence to represent the inferred CDS: substituted 1 base at 1 genomic stop codon) produces the protein MAGLPRRIIEETXRLLAEPVPGIKAEPDESNARSFHVVIAGPQDSPFEGGTFKLELFLPEEYPMAAPKVRFMTKIYHPNVDKLGRICLDILKDKWSPALQICTVLLSIQALLSAPNPDDPLANDVAEQWKTNEVQAIKTARAWTRLYAMNNI, from the coding sequence ATGGCCGGGCTGCCCCGCAGGATTATTGAGGAAACCTAGCGTTTGCTGGCAGAGCCAGTTCCCGGCATTAAAGCAGAACCAGACGAGAGCAACGCCCGTTCTTTTCATGTGGTCATTGCTGGCCCTCAGGATTCCCCCTTTGAGGGAGGGACTTTTAAACTTGAACTATTCCTTCCAGAAGAATACCCAATGGCAGCCCCTAAAGTACGTTTCATGACCAAAATTTATCATCCTAATGTAGACAAGTTGGGAAGAATATGTTTAGATATTTTGAAAGATAAGTGGTCCCCAGCACTGCAGATCTGCACAGTTCTGCTATCGATCCAAGCTTTGTTAAGTGCTCCCAATCCAGATGATCCATTAGCAAATGATGTAGCGGAGCAGTGGAAGACCAATGAAGTCCAAGCCATAAAAACAGCTAGAGCATGGACTAGGCTATATGCCATGAATAATATTTAA
- the LOC102980798 gene encoding LOW QUALITY PROTEIN: SNW domain-containing protein 1-like (The sequence of the model RefSeq protein was modified relative to this genomic sequence to represent the inferred CDS: inserted 4 bases in 2 codons; deleted 1 base in 1 codon), giving the protein MVLTSFLSAPAQLSQDQLEAEEKARSQRSRQTSPVSCQRVPPPCGYWKGWTPQLLESFGDRGPLPAIHVSQYPLNMGQKKKMSNSLAIQVDAEGKIKYDAIIRQGQSKDKVIYSKYTDVVPKEVMNADDPDLQRPDEEAIKEKTEKARVTLEKSVSQKVAAAMPVRAAADKLAPPRYIRHTPSQQGVAFNSGAKXRVILMVEMQKDPMEPPRFKINKKIPRGPPSPPAPVMHSPSQKMTVKEQQEWKIPPCISNLKNAKGYTVPLDERLAADGRGLQTVHINENFAKLAEALYIADRKAREAVEMHAQVERKMAQKEKEKHEEKLREMAQKARERRAGLKTHVEKEDGEARERGGIRHDRQKERQHDRNLSRAAPDKRLKLQRNENRDISEVIVLGVPNPWTSNEVQYDQRLFNQSKGMDSGFAGGEDEIDNVYDQAWRGGKDMAQNIYRPSKNLDKDMYSDDLEAIIKTNRFVPDKEFSGSDRRXRGREGPVQFEEDPFGLDKFLEEAKQHGGSKRPSDSSRPKEHEHEGKKRGKE; this is encoded by the exons ATGGTGCTCACCAGCTTTTTATCTGCACCTGCTCAGCTATCTCAGGACCAGCTAGAGGCTGAAGAAAAGGCAAGATCCCAGAGATCACGACAGACCTCACCGGTCTCCTGCCAAAGAGTACCTCCCCCATGCGGGTACTGGAAAGGCTGGACACCTCAGTTATTAGAGAGTTTTGGAGATAGAGGTCCTCTTCCAGCGATCCATGTGTCCCAGTATCCCCTGAATatgggacaaaagaaaaaaatgtcaaactcaCTGGCCATTCAGGTGGATGctgaaggaaaaattaagtaTGATGCAATTATTCGACAGGGACAGTCAAAAGACAAGGTCATTTATAGCAAGTACACTGACGTGGTTCCCAAAGAAGTCATGAATGCAGATGACCCAGACCTGCAAAGACCTGATGAAGAAGCcattaaagagaaaacagaaaaggcaaGGGTAACCTTAGAAAAATCCGTT TCACAGAAGGTTGCCGCAGCCATGCCAGTCCGAGCAGCAGCCGATAAACTGGCTCCTCCTCGGTACATCCGACACACACCGTCTCAACAAGGAGTGGCTTTCAACTCTGGAGCTAA CAGAGTTATTCTAATGGTGGAAATGCAGAAAGATCCAATGGAGCCTCCAAGGTTCAAGATTAATAAGAAAATCCCCCGGGGACCACCTTCTCCTCCTGCACCTGTCATGCATTCTCCTAGCCAAAAGATGACCGTGAAGGAACAACAAGAGTGGAAGATTCCTCCCTGTATTTCAAACTTGAAAAATGCAAAGGGTTATACAGTTCCATTAGATGAACGTCTGGCGGCTGATGGAAGAGGACTGCAGACAGTTCACATCAATGAAAATTTTGCAAAACTGGCCGAAGCCCTCTATATTGCTGACCGGAAGGCTCGTGAAGCTGTGGAAATGCATGCTCAGGTAGAGAGAAAGATGGctcaaaaagaaaaggagaaacatgaAGAGAAACTTAGAGAAATGGCCCAGAAAGCCAGGGAGAGAAGAGCTGGGCTCAAAACCCATGTGGAAAAAGAGGATGGGGAGGCACGTGAGAGGGGTGGAATCCGGCATGACAGGCAAAAAGAGAGACAGCATGACCGGAATCTTTCCAGGGCAGCTCCAGATAAGAGGTTGAAactgcagagaaatgaaaatcgaGATATCAGTGAAGTCATTGTTCTTGGTGTACCCAATCCTTGGACTTCCAATGAAGTTCAGTATGACCAAAGGCTGTTCAACCAATCCAAGGGTATGGACAGTGGTTTTGCAGGTGGAGAAGATGAAATTGACAATGTTTATGATCAAGCCTGGAGAGGTGGTAAAGATATGGCCCAGAATATTTACAGGCCCAGTAAAAATCTGGACAAGGACATGTATAGTGATGACCTAGAAGCCATAATAAAGACTAACAGATTTGTTCCCGATAAGGAGTTTTCTGGTTCAGACCGTAG CAGAGGCCGAGAAGGACCAGTTCAGTTTGAGGAGGATCCTTTTGGTTTggacaaatttttggaagaagCCAAACAGCACGGTGGCTCTAAAAGGCCCTCAGATAGCAGCCGCCCCAAGGAACATGAGCATGAAGGcaagaagaggggaaaggagtAG